From a region of the Nocardioides ginsengisegetis genome:
- a CDS encoding nitric oxide synthase oxygenase has translation MHEHQIERARHVTTRLSGFAGPAVLGLSPWTPVGLRDPGWMPRIETLTDVATWLTVTALGLCLVAGVQHLVAFQAAGPRLRGQQRRRSIRRRPEPVAGSGCPVPHGSSEPRPRARRRVASTEVDRGEAEEFLRLFHAENPEAGPVEARLEAVLREIDATGTYWHTAEELAFGARVAWRNNARCIGRLYWRSLQVRDLRTVGDAEGVATHCFGHLRAAGNGGKIRPMISVFAPEAPGRPAPRIWNEQLIRYAGYELPDGRVLGDPRYVELTRELVRRGWRPPLARGAFDVLPLVVETAAEGPRMFPLPAEAVHEVELEHPELPWFRDLRLRWHAVPVISNSRLVIGGVSYPTAPFNGWYMGTEIGARNLGDKDRYDLVPEVARRMGLDTSREATLWRDRALVELNRAVLHSYQAAGVAITDHHTESVRFLTHVEREERAGRSCPADWSWIVPPMSGSQTPVFHRYYDTAEQRPAFVTDPDAAQRGLLGAPRAFG, from the coding sequence ATGCATGAGCACCAGATCGAACGAGCACGTCACGTCACGACACGCCTGTCCGGGTTCGCCGGCCCGGCCGTCCTGGGGTTGTCGCCCTGGACACCCGTGGGTCTGCGCGACCCCGGGTGGATGCCGCGCATCGAGACCCTGACCGACGTCGCGACGTGGCTGACCGTCACCGCGCTCGGCCTGTGCCTCGTGGCCGGCGTGCAGCACCTGGTGGCCTTCCAGGCGGCCGGGCCACGGCTCCGGGGACAGCAACGGCGACGCAGCATCCGCAGGCGGCCCGAGCCGGTTGCCGGGTCCGGTTGTCCCGTCCCGCACGGCAGCTCCGAACCCCGCCCGCGGGCCCGAAGGCGGGTCGCGTCGACGGAGGTCGACCGGGGCGAGGCCGAGGAGTTCCTGCGGCTGTTCCACGCCGAGAACCCCGAGGCCGGTCCGGTCGAGGCCCGCCTCGAGGCCGTCCTGCGCGAGATCGACGCCACCGGGACCTACTGGCACACCGCCGAGGAGCTGGCCTTCGGCGCGCGCGTCGCGTGGCGCAACAACGCCCGCTGCATCGGCCGCCTCTACTGGCGCAGCCTCCAGGTGCGCGACCTGCGGACCGTCGGCGACGCCGAGGGTGTCGCCACGCACTGCTTCGGGCACCTGCGGGCGGCGGGCAACGGCGGCAAGATCCGCCCGATGATCAGCGTCTTCGCCCCGGAGGCGCCCGGGCGGCCGGCGCCACGGATCTGGAACGAGCAGCTCATCCGGTACGCCGGCTACGAGCTGCCCGACGGGCGCGTGCTCGGCGACCCCCGGTACGTCGAGCTCACCCGCGAGCTGGTGCGGCGGGGATGGCGACCGCCCCTGGCGCGCGGCGCCTTCGACGTGCTCCCGCTCGTCGTGGAGACGGCCGCGGAGGGGCCGCGGATGTTCCCGCTGCCCGCCGAGGCCGTCCACGAGGTCGAGCTCGAGCACCCCGAGCTGCCCTGGTTCCGCGACCTGCGCCTGCGCTGGCACGCAGTGCCGGTCATCAGCAACAGCCGGCTGGTGATCGGGGGAGTCTCCTACCCGACGGCGCCGTTCAACGGCTGGTACATGGGCACCGAGATCGGGGCCCGCAACCTGGGCGACAAGGACCGCTACGACCTCGTCCCGGAGGTGGCCCGGCGCATGGGGCTGGACACGTCGCGCGAGGCCACCCTGTGGCGGGACCGCGCGCTCGTCGAGCTCAACCGCGCGGTCCTCCACTCCTACCAGGCCGCCGGCGTGGCGATCACCGACCACCACACCGAGTCGGTCCGGTTCCTCACGCACGTGGAGCGCGAGGAGCGGGCCGGGCGCAGCTGCCCGGCCGACTGGAGCTGGATCGTCCCGCCGATGTCGGGCTCCCAGACCCCGGTCTTCCATCGCTACTACGACACCGCCGAGCAGCGTCCGGCCTTCGTGACCGACCCGGACGCCGCCCAGCGCGGCCTCCTGGGCGCTCCGCGCGCCTTCGGCTGA
- a CDS encoding DUF3145 domain-containing protein encodes MKEVTVTARTATRTATRGVLYVHSAPSALCPHIEWAVGGVLGVAVSLDWTPQPAQSGSYRAELSWSGEAGSAAAVASALRGWNHLRFEITEEPTSASEGARYSFTPELGVFHAVTGLHGDIMIPEDRLKAAVVKAALGDTTLLNEIDKLLGKPWDDELETFRHAGDGAPVRWLHQVV; translated from the coding sequence ATGAAGGAGGTCACGGTGACCGCACGCACTGCTACCCGCACCGCGACGAGGGGCGTCCTGTACGTCCACTCAGCGCCGTCAGCGCTGTGCCCGCACATCGAGTGGGCCGTCGGCGGTGTGCTTGGCGTTGCCGTGAGCCTGGACTGGACCCCCCAGCCGGCGCAGAGCGGCAGCTACCGGGCCGAGCTGTCGTGGTCCGGCGAGGCCGGGTCCGCGGCCGCTGTCGCCTCCGCTCTCCGCGGCTGGAACCACCTCCGCTTCGAGATCACCGAGGAGCCCACGAGCGCCTCGGAGGGCGCCCGCTACTCCTTCACCCCCGAGCTCGGTGTCTTCCACGCCGTCACGGGCCTGCACGGCGACATCATGATCCCCGAGGACCGGCTCAAGGCCGCCGTCGTGAAGGCGGCGCTAGGCGACACGACCCTGCTCAACGAGATCGACAAGCTGCTCGGCAAGCCCTGGGACGACGAGCTCGAGACGTTCCGGCACGCCGGCGACGGCGCCCCGGTCCGCTGGCTGCACCAGGTGGTGTGA
- a CDS encoding acyl-CoA carboxylase subunit beta, whose amino-acid sequence MTTAPAAAKPAKLPREEDPRNPVHRLTALLDDGTLELITPDDDSGMLAAVGAVNGTRVVAFCSDATVMGGAMGDVGCRVVVDAYHRAMTDGVPIIGLWHSGGARLAEGVLSLHAVGRIFHVMTQASGKIPQISVVLGPAAGGAAYGPALTDVVILGPEGRIFVTGPDVVRSVTGEDVDMLRLGGPEPHGRRSGVVHILTESEEEALGRARTVANLLGSQGSLVVSDVEDRDLEAILPESKKRAYDVHPLVESVLDEGTTQELHARWAPNIVTALGRFGGRTVGVVANNPLRLGGCLDSLSAEKASRFVRMCDAFGVPLIVIVDVPGYLPGVGQEWDGVVRRGAKLLHAFGECVVPRVTLVTRKTYGGAYIAMNARSLGATKVFAWPGAEVAVMGAVAAIRVLHRRKLAEVSPDIRPQVEAELAAEHERIAGGVDKAVEIGVVDEVVAPSATRSTIARAIDDAVQEGGVRRGHHGNIPL is encoded by the coding sequence ATGACGACGGCACCCGCGGCCGCCAAGCCGGCCAAGCTGCCCCGCGAGGAGGACCCGCGCAACCCGGTCCACCGGCTCACCGCACTCCTCGACGACGGCACCCTCGAGCTGATCACGCCCGACGACGACTCCGGCATGCTCGCCGCGGTCGGCGCGGTCAACGGCACGCGGGTCGTGGCCTTCTGCTCCGACGCGACCGTCATGGGCGGCGCGATGGGCGACGTCGGCTGCCGCGTGGTCGTCGACGCCTACCACCGCGCGATGACCGACGGCGTGCCGATCATCGGCCTGTGGCACTCCGGCGGCGCCCGCCTGGCCGAGGGCGTGCTGTCCCTGCACGCGGTCGGCCGGATCTTCCACGTGATGACCCAGGCCTCGGGCAAGATCCCGCAGATCTCGGTCGTGCTCGGCCCCGCGGCCGGCGGCGCGGCGTACGGCCCCGCCCTCACCGACGTGGTGATCCTCGGTCCCGAGGGCCGGATCTTCGTGACCGGACCCGACGTGGTCCGCTCGGTCACCGGCGAGGACGTCGACATGCTGCGCCTCGGCGGTCCCGAGCCGCACGGCCGCCGCTCCGGCGTCGTCCACATCCTCACCGAGTCCGAGGAGGAGGCCCTCGGCCGGGCGCGCACCGTCGCCAACCTGCTCGGCTCCCAGGGCAGCCTCGTCGTCTCCGACGTCGAGGACCGCGACCTCGAGGCGATCCTGCCGGAGTCCAAGAAGCGCGCCTACGACGTGCACCCGCTCGTGGAGTCCGTGCTCGACGAGGGCACCACCCAGGAGCTGCACGCGCGCTGGGCGCCCAACATCGTCACCGCACTGGGCCGCTTCGGCGGTCGCACGGTCGGCGTGGTCGCCAACAACCCGCTCCGTCTCGGCGGCTGCCTCGACTCGCTCTCGGCCGAGAAGGCCTCGCGGTTCGTGCGGATGTGCGACGCCTTCGGCGTCCCGCTGATCGTCATCGTCGACGTGCCGGGCTACCTCCCCGGCGTCGGCCAGGAGTGGGACGGCGTGGTCCGCCGCGGCGCCAAGCTCCTGCACGCCTTCGGCGAGTGCGTCGTCCCCCGCGTCACGCTGGTGACCCGCAAGACCTACGGCGGCGCCTACATCGCCATGAACGCCCGCTCCCTCGGCGCGACCAAGGTCTTCGCCTGGCCGGGCGCCGAGGTGGCCGTGATGGGCGCTGTGGCGGCCATCCGGGTGCTGCATCGCCGCAAGCTGGCCGAGGTCTCCCCCGACATCCGCCCGCAGGTCGAGGCCGAGCTGGCCGCCGAGCACGAGCGGATCGCCGGCGGCGTCGACAAGGCCGTCGAGATCGGCGTCGTCGACGAGGTCGTCGCGCCCTCGGCGACCCGGTCGACGATCGCCAGGGCGATCGACGACGCGGTCCAGGAGGGCGGCGTACGCCGGGGACACCACGGCAACATCCCGCTGTAG
- a CDS encoding beta-ketoacyl-[acyl-carrier-protein] synthase family protein — protein MSRTRVVVTGLGTTSPVGGDVASTWDALVAGRSGVRFLTDDWAEQMPVKIAGRIAVEPTEVLERVKARRLDRSSQFAMVAAMEAWKDSGLDAAQESGDLDGDRVGVAMASGIGGVTTLLDNYDALKEKGPRRVSPLAVPMLMPNAPAAQISLYVGARAAVNTPVSACASGNEGIALAVDQIRLGRADVVLAGGTEAAIHPLPMAAFANMMALSKTASGPEGGDPTAVSRPWDTGRDGFVLGEGAGVLVLESYEHAVARGARIYAEVLGAGITADSHDIAQPDPAGRGGTRAILRCLAESEISASDIAHINAHATSTPQGDIAEGLMIHATLGSHASDVVVTSTKSMTGHLLGGAGALEAIATVMALHHRVVPPTINLDNLDPQVELDIATKPRDLPVGDIAALNNSFGFGGANVAVAFGTL, from the coding sequence ATGAGTCGCACAAGAGTCGTGGTGACCGGACTGGGCACCACCAGCCCCGTCGGCGGCGACGTCGCCAGCACCTGGGACGCACTCGTCGCCGGACGCTCCGGCGTCCGCTTCCTGACCGACGACTGGGCCGAGCAGATGCCGGTCAAGATCGCCGGCCGCATCGCGGTCGAGCCCACCGAGGTCCTGGAGCGGGTCAAGGCCCGCCGCCTGGACCGGTCCTCGCAGTTCGCGATGGTCGCAGCCATGGAGGCCTGGAAGGACTCCGGCCTCGACGCCGCACAGGAGTCCGGCGACCTCGACGGCGACCGGGTCGGCGTCGCGATGGCCTCCGGCATCGGCGGCGTCACGACCCTCCTCGACAACTACGACGCACTCAAGGAGAAGGGCCCTCGCCGGGTCTCTCCCCTGGCCGTCCCGATGCTGATGCCCAACGCCCCCGCGGCCCAGATCAGCCTGTACGTCGGCGCCCGCGCCGCCGTGAACACGCCGGTCTCCGCCTGCGCCTCGGGCAACGAGGGCATCGCCCTCGCGGTCGACCAGATCCGCCTCGGCCGGGCCGACGTGGTCCTCGCCGGCGGCACCGAGGCCGCGATCCACCCGCTCCCGATGGCCGCCTTCGCCAACATGATGGCGCTGTCCAAGACAGCCAGCGGCCCCGAGGGTGGCGACCCGACAGCGGTCTCCCGCCCCTGGGACACCGGCCGCGACGGCTTCGTCCTCGGCGAGGGCGCCGGCGTCCTGGTCCTGGAGTCCTACGAGCACGCGGTCGCGCGCGGTGCCCGGATCTACGCGGAGGTGCTCGGCGCCGGCATCACCGCCGACTCCCACGACATCGCCCAGCCCGACCCGGCCGGCCGCGGCGGCACCCGCGCCATCCTGCGCTGCCTGGCCGAGTCGGAGATCTCGGCCTCCGACATCGCCCACATCAACGCGCACGCGACCTCGACCCCGCAGGGCGACATCGCCGAGGGCCTGATGATCCACGCGACGCTCGGCAGCCACGCCTCCGACGTCGTGGTCACCAGCACCAAGTCGATGACCGGTCACCTCCTCGGCGGCGCCGGCGCCCTCGAGGCGATCGCCACCGTCATGGCCCTGCACCACCGGGTCGTGCCCCCGACGATCAACCTCGACAACCTCGACCCCCAGGTCGAGCTCGACATCGCGACCAAGCCGCGCGACCTCCCGGTCGGCGACATCGCGGCGCTGAACAACTCCTTCGGCTTCGGTGGCGCCAACGTCGCCGTCGCGTTCGGGACCCTGTGA
- a CDS encoding acyl carrier protein, whose amino-acid sequence MATTEEIRVDLADIVNEVAGIDADDVQLDKSFVDDLDVDSLSMVEVVVACEEKFGVSIPDDEVKNLKTVGDAVAFIERAQS is encoded by the coding sequence ATGGCCACCACCGAAGAGATCCGCGTCGACCTCGCCGACATCGTCAACGAGGTTGCCGGCATCGACGCCGACGACGTCCAGCTCGACAAGTCCTTCGTCGACGACCTCGACGTCGACTCGCTGTCCATGGTCGAGGTCGTCGTGGCCTGCGAGGAGAAGTTCGGCGTCTCCATCCCCGACGACGAGGTCAAGAACCTCAAGACCGTCGGCGACGCCGTCGCGTTCATCGAGCGCGCCCAGAGCTGA
- a CDS encoding beta-ketoacyl-ACP synthase III — protein sequence MTTPSLQSSTGAPHAAILGIGAYRPERIVPNSEVVEAIDSSDEWIQQRSGIKARRWAGPEESVQMMSVAASRQALERAGIDARQIDCVVVATVSHMLQTPAVATAIAHELGTDQAAAFDISAACAGFCHGIAMASDFIRAGSARHVLVIGVERLTDILDLNDRGTAFIFADGAGAAVVGPSETAGIGPVVWGSDGEQFDLIRQKEDWRDVVGSADNPGSGTMPHLVMQGNPVFRWASYAMAKVSQQALDRAGVTLDQLDCFVPHQANMRIIDAMARSMKLPPTVRIARDIAEQGNTSAASIPLALDRMIAEGDAKSGDLALLVAFGAGLAYAAQVVTIP from the coding sequence ATGACCACTCCTTCGCTCCAGTCCTCCACGGGCGCGCCGCACGCCGCGATCCTCGGCATCGGCGCCTACCGCCCCGAGCGGATCGTCCCCAACTCCGAGGTCGTCGAGGCGATCGACTCCAGCGACGAGTGGATCCAGCAGCGCTCCGGCATCAAGGCCCGCCGCTGGGCCGGCCCCGAGGAGTCGGTGCAGATGATGTCGGTGGCGGCCTCGCGCCAGGCGCTCGAGCGCGCCGGCATCGATGCCCGCCAGATCGACTGCGTCGTCGTGGCCACCGTCAGCCACATGCTCCAGACCCCGGCCGTGGCGACCGCCATCGCGCACGAGCTCGGCACCGACCAGGCCGCGGCCTTCGACATCTCCGCGGCCTGCGCCGGCTTCTGCCACGGCATCGCCATGGCCTCCGACTTCATCCGCGCCGGCAGCGCCCGCCACGTGCTGGTGATCGGCGTCGAGCGGCTCACCGACATCCTCGACCTCAACGACCGCGGGACGGCCTTCATCTTCGCCGACGGCGCGGGCGCCGCCGTGGTCGGACCCAGCGAGACCGCGGGCATCGGCCCGGTCGTGTGGGGCTCCGACGGCGAGCAGTTCGACCTGATCCGGCAGAAGGAGGACTGGCGCGACGTGGTCGGCTCGGCCGACAACCCCGGCAGCGGGACGATGCCCCACCTCGTGATGCAGGGCAACCCGGTCTTCCGCTGGGCGTCGTACGCCATGGCGAAGGTCAGCCAGCAGGCCCTCGACCGCGCCGGGGTCACCCTCGACCAGCTCGACTGCTTCGTCCCCCACCAGGCCAACATGCGGATCATCGACGCGATGGCGCGCTCGATGAAGCTGCCCCCGACCGTCCGGATCGCCCGCGACATCGCCGAGCAGGGCAACACCTCGGCCGCGTCGATCCCGCTCGCCCTGGACCGGATGATCGCCGAGGGCGACGCGAAGTCAGGCGACCTGGCCCTGCTCGTGGCGTTCGGCGCCGGCCTGGCGTACGCCGCGCAGGTCGTCACCATCCCCTGA
- a CDS encoding acyltransferase domain-containing protein, whose protein sequence is MLVIVAPGQGAQTPGFLTPWLEDPTFASRFSWLSTVAGLDLAHYGTEADAETIRETQIAQPLLVATGLIAALELFPHPGDAFDQVGAVAGHSVGELAAAAGARAISAEQAMVLVRERGKAMAEAAAATPTGMTAVLGGDRDEVLATLARHGLTPANDNGPGQIVAAGTMEQLAALAADPPAKARLTPLSVAGAFHTEHMAPAVGHLAKLAVSVSVHDPRIPLISNKDGRVIHSGPDVLRRIVGQIASPVRWDLCMEAMTDLGVTGIIEMPPAGVLTGIAKRNLKGVETFALKTPDQLDDARAFCQKHGEGSIIDTTPTWRLVVSPSKGTFHIDGAAADAPRLDVGAAIGDVASSRDRVSVTADHGGEVVEWLVEDGDLVSPGQPLLRLHPEGVS, encoded by the coding sequence GTGCTCGTCATCGTCGCTCCCGGTCAAGGCGCTCAGACGCCCGGTTTCCTCACGCCCTGGCTGGAGGACCCGACGTTCGCGTCGCGCTTCTCCTGGCTCTCGACGGTCGCGGGGCTCGACCTCGCCCACTACGGCACCGAGGCCGACGCGGAGACCATCCGGGAGACCCAGATCGCCCAGCCGCTGCTGGTCGCGACCGGCCTGATCGCCGCCCTCGAGCTCTTCCCGCACCCGGGCGACGCGTTCGACCAGGTCGGCGCCGTGGCCGGCCACAGCGTCGGCGAACTGGCCGCCGCCGCCGGTGCCCGGGCGATCAGCGCCGAGCAGGCGATGGTGCTGGTCCGCGAGCGCGGCAAGGCCATGGCCGAGGCCGCCGCGGCCACCCCGACCGGCATGACCGCGGTCCTGGGTGGCGACCGCGACGAGGTGCTGGCCACCCTGGCCAGGCACGGGCTGACGCCCGCCAACGACAACGGCCCGGGACAGATCGTGGCCGCCGGCACCATGGAGCAGCTGGCCGCCCTCGCCGCCGACCCCCCCGCCAAGGCCCGCCTCACCCCGCTCAGCGTCGCCGGCGCCTTCCACACCGAGCACATGGCACCCGCCGTCGGCCACCTGGCCAAGCTGGCCGTCTCGGTCTCGGTCCACGACCCGCGCATCCCCCTGATCTCCAACAAGGACGGCCGGGTGATCCACTCCGGCCCCGACGTGCTCCGCCGGATCGTCGGCCAGATCGCCAGCCCGGTCCGCTGGGACCTCTGCATGGAGGCGATGACCGACCTCGGCGTCACCGGCATCATCGAGATGCCGCCGGCCGGCGTCCTGACGGGCATCGCCAAGCGCAACCTCAAGGGCGTCGAGACCTTCGCCCTCAAGACCCCCGACCAGCTCGACGACGCCCGCGCGTTCTGCCAGAAGCACGGCGAGGGCTCGATCATCGACACCACGCCGACCTGGCGCCTGGTGGTCTCGCCCTCCAAGGGCACCTTCCACATCGACGGCGCGGCCGCCGACGCACCGCGGCTCGACGTCGGGGCGGCCATCGGCGACGTCGCCAGCTCGCGCGACCGGGTCAGCGTGACCGCCGACCACGGCGGCGAGGTCGTCGAGTGGCTCGTCGAGGACGGCGACCTGGTCTCCCCCGGCCAGCCGCTGCTCCGCCTGCACCCGGAAGGCGTCTCCTGA
- a CDS encoding PucR family transcriptional regulator codes for MTPARGRAQRARAADALQRSTGALSTTATARMDAEMPWFRELSAEDRSWVGLIVQAGIRGFVDWYRTADAADRGTALAASVFGAAPRALAGVITLQQTVDLVRLSIEVVESNIDSLLDPTDAPEVHAAVLQYAREVAFATAEVYARAAEVRGAWDARLEALVVDAVLRSEADEALLSRASALGWSSHGDVAVVLGAVPRQRTETDLFDEVRRAAKAAGMDALCAVQGERLVVLLGGVKDNRDAAEVVVHLFGDGPVVVGPVAEDLSRAYVSARAALSAHRSATGWPEAPRPVRSADLLPERALAGDGHARRHVVDEIYLPLVRARGTLIETLSAYFHHNSSIEGTARALFVHPNTVRYRLKQITETTGHSPSDERDAFTLRIALVLGRQSGRGDEPSL; via the coding sequence GTGACTCCCGCACGCGGCCGCGCCCAGCGCGCCCGGGCCGCCGACGCCCTGCAGCGCTCCACGGGCGCGCTCAGCACCACCGCCACGGCCCGGATGGACGCCGAGATGCCGTGGTTCCGGGAGCTCTCGGCCGAGGACCGCAGCTGGGTCGGGCTGATCGTCCAGGCCGGTATCCGCGGCTTCGTCGACTGGTACCGCACCGCCGACGCGGCGGACCGGGGCACGGCGCTGGCCGCCTCCGTCTTCGGTGCGGCACCCCGAGCCCTGGCCGGTGTGATCACCCTCCAGCAGACCGTCGACCTGGTCCGGCTCTCCATCGAGGTGGTCGAGAGCAACATCGACTCGCTCCTCGACCCGACCGACGCCCCCGAGGTGCATGCGGCCGTGCTGCAGTACGCCCGCGAGGTCGCCTTCGCGACGGCCGAGGTCTACGCCCGGGCCGCCGAGGTGCGCGGCGCGTGGGACGCCCGACTCGAGGCGTTGGTCGTCGACGCGGTGCTGCGCTCGGAGGCCGACGAGGCGCTGCTCTCCCGGGCCAGCGCCCTCGGCTGGTCCTCCCACGGCGACGTCGCCGTGGTCCTGGGCGCGGTCCCCCGCCAGCGCACCGAGACCGACCTCTTCGACGAGGTACGCCGGGCGGCCAAGGCGGCCGGCATGGACGCGCTCTGCGCGGTCCAGGGCGAGCGCCTCGTCGTCCTGCTCGGCGGGGTCAAGGACAACCGGGACGCCGCCGAGGTGGTCGTGCACCTCTTCGGCGACGGCCCGGTCGTGGTCGGGCCGGTGGCGGAGGACCTGAGCCGGGCCTACGTCTCGGCCCGCGCCGCCCTGTCGGCCCACCGCTCGGCGACCGGCTGGCCCGAGGCACCGCGACCGGTCCGCAGCGCGGACCTGCTGCCCGAGCGGGCCCTCGCCGGCGACGGCCACGCCCGCCGGCACGTGGTCGACGAGATCTACCTGCCGCTGGTCCGGGCGCGGGGCACGCTGATCGAGACGTTGTCGGCGTACTTCCACCACAACTCCTCCATCGAGGGAACCGCCCGGGCGCTGTTCGTGCACCCCAACACCGTCCGCTACCGCCTCAAGCAGATCACCGAGACGACCGGGCACTCGCCCTCCGACGAGCGCGACGCGTTCACTCTCCGGATCGCCTTGGTGCTGGGCCGCCAGTCCGGTCGGGGCGACGAGCCGTCTTTGTAG
- a CDS encoding alpha/beta fold hydrolase, translating to MSDTPHEVQYLTLHGHRRAFVKAGQGPVVLLLHGLGCDHTTWEPVIDSLAKRYTVIAPDILGHGLSDKPRADYSVGGYANGMRDLLTVLGIDKVTVVGHSFGGGVAMQFAYQFPERTERLILVASGGLGPEVSHGIRAITTPGFHQVMGVLTLPGVRHLGMAGLRALSTTSWKHTRDLDEVAEIYNSFKDPHARHAIRHVVRAVVDWRGQIVTMADRAYLTEEMPMCVVWGRDDKVIPVRHASNAAALAPNARVEVIPNAGHFPHKDHPHRFAKIVNEFIRTTQPAVYSRARFRNLLKHGPVPVPVLAPVTEIEAG from the coding sequence GTGTCCGACACCCCCCATGAGGTCCAGTACCTCACGTTGCACGGCCACCGCAGGGCCTTCGTGAAGGCCGGTCAGGGCCCCGTGGTCCTGCTGCTGCACGGACTCGGATGCGACCACACGACGTGGGAGCCGGTGATCGACTCGCTGGCCAAGCGCTACACCGTCATCGCGCCGGACATCCTGGGGCACGGCCTGTCGGACAAGCCGCGGGCTGACTACAGCGTGGGTGGCTACGCCAACGGCATGCGTGACCTGCTGACGGTGCTCGGCATCGACAAGGTGACGGTCGTCGGCCACAGCTTCGGCGGCGGCGTGGCGATGCAGTTCGCCTACCAGTTCCCCGAGCGCACCGAGCGGCTGATCCTGGTCGCCTCCGGCGGACTCGGGCCCGAGGTGAGCCACGGGATCCGGGCGATCACGACCCCGGGCTTCCACCAGGTGATGGGCGTGCTGACGCTGCCCGGTGTCCGCCACCTCGGCATGGCCGGGCTGCGTGCCCTGTCGACCACCTCGTGGAAGCACACCCGCGACCTCGACGAGGTCGCCGAGATCTACAACTCCTTCAAGGACCCGCACGCCCGGCACGCGATCCGCCACGTGGTGCGCGCCGTCGTGGACTGGCGGGGCCAGATCGTCACCATGGCCGACCGCGCCTACCTCACCGAGGAGATGCCGATGTGCGTCGTGTGGGGACGCGACGACAAGGTCATCCCGGTCCGGCACGCCAGCAACGCCGCCGCCCTGGCCCCCAACGCCCGGGTCGAGGTGATCCCCAACGCCGGGCACTTCCCGCACAAGGACCACCCGCACCGGTTCGCCAAGATCGTCAACGAGTTCATCCGCACCACCCAGCCGGCGGTGTACTCGCGCGCCCGCTTCCGCAACCTGCTCAAGCACGGGCCGGTCCCCGTGCCCGTCCTCGCGCCGGTCACGGAGATCGAAGCCGGCTGA